Proteins encoded in a region of the Mycolicibacterium neoaurum genome:
- a CDS encoding GNAT family protein, translated as MSFRAPVVLTGRRWAVVEPLACEHVDEIAAVADAGDLWFTSAPSPQTAKDWVQTRLADARGSTFVVRRLDGTLVGSTSYLNIDEPNRRLEIGATWYTAAARRTGVNTETKLLLLTHAFDELGCVAVEFRTHFLNADSRAAIERLGAKLDGVLRSHQILPDGSRRDTVVYSILDIEWPAVRSNLNHRLDRTAAN; from the coding sequence ATGAGTTTCCGGGCGCCGGTGGTGCTGACCGGGCGGCGTTGGGCCGTCGTGGAGCCGCTGGCCTGCGAACACGTCGACGAGATCGCGGCCGTCGCCGATGCGGGTGATCTGTGGTTCACCTCGGCCCCGTCACCGCAGACGGCCAAGGACTGGGTGCAGACCAGACTGGCCGACGCGCGAGGCAGCACGTTCGTGGTGCGCCGACTGGACGGGACGCTGGTGGGGTCGACGAGCTACCTCAACATCGACGAACCCAACCGCAGGCTGGAGATCGGCGCCACCTGGTACACGGCCGCCGCGCGGCGCACCGGGGTGAACACCGAGACGAAGTTGTTGTTGCTGACCCATGCGTTCGACGAGCTCGGTTGTGTGGCAGTGGAATTCCGTACGCATTTCCTGAACGCGGACAGCCGTGCGGCTATCGAACGCCTCGGGGCGAAGCTGGATGGCGTGTTGCGCAGCCACCAGATCCTGCCCGATGGATCCCGCCGGGACACCGTGGTGTACTCGATCCTGGATATCGAGTGGCCGGCGGTGCGGTCCAATCTGAACCACCGATTGGACCGCACCGCCGCGAACTAA
- a CDS encoding ABC transporter ATP-binding protein, with the protein MNILTVSDLSVRIGRREIVRGVSLAVEPEQTVGIVGESGSGKSMTVLAATGLLDAPGAVVNGSSVLAGEQELIGASARTLRGVHGGRIGFVFQDPGTSLNPLLTVERQITESLETHRRMTRRAARQRALELLTAVGLPDPQKRLQSYPHQLSGGQRQRVMVAIALSCDPGLLVADEPTTALDVTTQAQIIDLVRELQRDFGTAVIWISHDLGVIGEVADTVTVLRDGSVVEQGTIDQIFDAPGQDYTRELLAARPLLDGTGPPEPAADTDVLLDVRGLAVRYGGVRAVDDVSFQIRRGTTLGLVGESGSGKSTVAAALTGLVKPDAGSAVLGGIDVLARKADRRRIGMVFQDPFASLNPRMAVGVSIAEPLVVHRLVDGRAQRRARVAELLEMVGLDADFAGRYPHELSGGQRQRISIARALAAEPDLLILDEATAALDVSVQATVLELLARLQRELELTYLFIGHDLAVIERMSHDVLVLQGGRTVEYRSADELFSAPEQDYTRALLAAVPPARPTRS; encoded by the coding sequence GTGAACATTCTGACGGTAAGTGATCTCTCGGTGCGGATCGGACGCCGTGAGATCGTGCGCGGAGTGTCGTTGGCGGTGGAGCCCGAACAGACCGTCGGCATCGTCGGGGAGTCAGGATCTGGCAAGTCGATGACCGTACTGGCGGCCACCGGCCTGTTGGATGCACCCGGTGCGGTGGTGAATGGATCGAGTGTCCTTGCCGGAGAACAGGAACTCATCGGCGCCTCGGCCCGGACGCTGCGCGGAGTGCACGGCGGTCGGATCGGTTTCGTCTTCCAGGATCCAGGCACGTCGCTCAACCCGTTGCTGACCGTCGAACGCCAGATCACCGAATCGCTGGAAACACACCGCAGGATGACGCGCCGGGCAGCCCGGCAGCGCGCGCTGGAACTGCTGACCGCCGTGGGGCTTCCGGACCCGCAGAAGCGGCTGCAGTCCTATCCGCACCAACTCTCGGGCGGTCAGCGGCAGCGGGTGATGGTGGCGATCGCGCTGTCCTGCGACCCGGGACTGCTGGTCGCCGATGAGCCGACCACCGCACTGGATGTCACCACCCAGGCCCAGATCATCGATCTGGTGCGCGAATTGCAGCGCGACTTCGGCACCGCGGTCATCTGGATCAGCCACGATCTGGGCGTCATCGGGGAGGTGGCCGACACCGTGACCGTGCTGCGCGACGGGAGCGTCGTTGAGCAGGGCACGATCGACCAGATCTTCGACGCACCCGGCCAGGACTACACCCGCGAACTACTGGCGGCGCGCCCGCTACTCGACGGCACCGGCCCACCCGAGCCCGCGGCCGACACCGATGTGCTCCTCGACGTCCGGGGCCTCGCGGTGCGCTACGGCGGTGTGCGCGCGGTGGACGATGTGTCGTTCCAGATCCGCCGCGGCACGACGCTGGGTCTGGTCGGCGAATCAGGATCGGGGAAGTCGACGGTGGCGGCCGCGCTGACCGGATTGGTGAAACCCGATGCCGGCAGCGCGGTACTCGGCGGTATCGATGTGTTGGCCCGCAAGGCCGATCGGCGGCGTATCGGCATGGTGTTCCAGGATCCGTTCGCTTCGCTGAATCCCCGGATGGCGGTGGGTGTGTCGATCGCGGAGCCGCTGGTGGTGCATCGACTGGTCGATGGTCGCGCGCAGCGCCGCGCCCGCGTTGCCGAGCTGCTGGAGATGGTCGGGTTGGATGCGGATTTCGCCGGGCGCTATCCGCACGAGCTGTCCGGTGGTCAGCGCCAGCGCATCAGTATCGCCCGTGCGCTGGCCGCAGAGCCGGATCTGCTGATCCTCGACGAGGCGACCGCTGCTCTGGATGTGTCCGTGCAGGCGACGGTGCTCGAGCTGTTGGCCCGTCTGCAGCGCGAGCTGGAGCTGACCTACCTGTTCATCGGGCACGATCTCGCGGTGATCGAGCGGATGAGCCATGACGTGTTGGTGCTGCAGGGCGGTCGAACGGTGGAATATCGCAGTGCGGACGAGCTTTTCAGCGCACCCGAGCAGGACTACACCCGAGCTCTGTTGGCGGCAGTTCCCCCGGCGCGGCCGACGCGTTCCTGA
- a CDS encoding acetyl-CoA acetyltransferase, which translates to MTTNVWILGGYQSDFARNVQREGGDLGTLTGEVVRETLAAAHTRGADIGVLHMANAFGELFANQGHLGAMPASVEPDLWGTPATRHEAACASGSAAVLSAIADLKSGAYASALVLGVELEKTVPGDIAARHLGAAAWTGHEGTDATFMWPSMFSRVADEYDRRYGIDAIHLDAISALNYANARSNPNAQTRSWRVDPESNPVVEGRIRRLDCSQMTDGGAGVVLVSDAYLRAHPNARPIAVIAGWGHRTVGLGLAQKLERSDEYVFPHVRRAVQDAFARARVDLDTLEGFEVHDCFTPSEYLAIDHIGLTGPGESWKAIENGEIARGGRLPINPSGGLIGGGHPVGATGVRMIVDAARQVSGTAGEYQVDGAQTFGTLNFGGSTATTISFVIGSAEEVS; encoded by the coding sequence ATGACCACCAACGTGTGGATACTCGGGGGTTACCAGAGCGACTTCGCCCGCAATGTGCAGCGCGAAGGCGGTGATCTCGGCACGCTGACCGGCGAGGTGGTCCGCGAGACCCTCGCCGCCGCGCACACCCGCGGTGCCGATATCGGAGTGCTCCACATGGCCAACGCCTTCGGGGAGTTGTTCGCCAACCAGGGCCACCTCGGCGCGATGCCCGCCAGCGTCGAGCCCGATCTGTGGGGCACTCCCGCCACCCGGCACGAGGCGGCCTGCGCATCGGGCAGCGCCGCAGTGTTGTCCGCCATCGCCGATCTGAAATCGGGTGCCTACGCCAGCGCCCTGGTGCTGGGGGTGGAGCTGGAGAAGACGGTGCCCGGCGATATCGCGGCACGTCACCTCGGCGCGGCCGCCTGGACCGGACACGAAGGCACGGATGCGACGTTCATGTGGCCGTCGATGTTCTCGCGGGTGGCCGACGAGTACGACCGCCGCTACGGCATCGACGCCATCCACCTCGACGCCATCTCCGCGCTGAACTACGCCAACGCCCGGTCCAACCCCAACGCCCAGACCCGGTCCTGGCGGGTCGATCCGGAGTCCAACCCGGTCGTCGAGGGCCGGATCCGGCGGCTGGACTGCAGTCAGATGACCGACGGCGGCGCGGGCGTGGTGCTGGTGTCCGACGCATATCTGCGGGCCCATCCCAACGCACGCCCCATCGCGGTGATCGCGGGATGGGGCCACCGCACCGTCGGCCTCGGGCTCGCGCAGAAGCTGGAACGCTCCGACGAGTACGTCTTTCCACATGTGCGTCGGGCCGTCCAGGACGCCTTCGCCCGCGCCAGGGTCGATCTCGACACGCTCGAAGGGTTCGAGGTGCACGACTGCTTCACTCCCAGTGAGTATCTCGCCATCGACCACATCGGCCTGACCGGACCCGGCGAATCGTGGAAGGCCATCGAGAACGGTGAGATCGCGCGCGGAGGCCGGTTGCCCATCAATCCCAGCGGCGGCCTGATCGGCGGTGGGCATCCGGTAGGGGCGACGGGTGTCCGGATGATCGTCGACGCCGCCCGCCAGGTCTCCGGCACCGCCGGCGAGTATCAGGTCGACGGCGCACAGACCTTCGGCACCCTGAACTTCGGTGGTAGCACCGCCACCACCATCAGCTTCGTGATCGGCTCTGCCGAGGAGGTTTCGTGA
- a CDS encoding helix-turn-helix domain-containing protein: MLGVLADEWTLLIVQQSLLGATRYAEFAARLPISHSVLSRRLSAMTTDDLLERVRYQDNPPRFEYTATERAQSLWPVLTSIWHWERSWVPDHPEPLPVIRHAVCGAACSPALTCRNCRRRVSTGDLTAHWGPSGSWPRSIPEVATRRRSHRDRAGGASDLFPHTMSILGNRWAFAIMVAAFVGTTRFSGFAEQLGAPPASLVDRLQLLVSNGVLDGEYRLTPKGDAVLPIIVTALDWAQRWFVADEGPAVIVTHMGCGSGFVATLTCDRCNAPLRGNQITRG; the protein is encoded by the coding sequence ATGCTCGGTGTGCTCGCCGACGAATGGACGCTGTTGATCGTGCAGCAATCGCTGCTGGGTGCCACCCGGTATGCCGAGTTCGCCGCGCGCCTGCCCATCTCACATTCGGTGCTGAGTCGACGCCTTTCGGCGATGACCACCGACGATCTGCTCGAACGTGTTCGTTACCAGGACAACCCGCCCCGTTTCGAGTACACCGCCACCGAGCGTGCGCAGAGCCTGTGGCCGGTGCTGACGAGCATCTGGCACTGGGAACGAAGCTGGGTGCCCGACCATCCCGAGCCGTTGCCGGTGATTCGGCACGCGGTGTGCGGTGCGGCCTGTTCTCCGGCGTTGACGTGCCGCAACTGCCGCCGCCGTGTGTCGACCGGCGACCTCACCGCGCACTGGGGACCCAGCGGATCATGGCCACGCTCGATACCCGAGGTCGCCACCCGGCGCCGGTCCCACCGCGACCGCGCCGGCGGAGCCTCGGATCTGTTCCCGCACACGATGAGCATCCTCGGCAACCGGTGGGCCTTCGCCATCATGGTGGCCGCCTTCGTGGGAACCACCCGGTTCTCCGGGTTCGCCGAACAGCTCGGCGCTCCCCCCGCTTCGCTGGTCGACCGGCTACAGCTCCTGGTGAGCAATGGCGTGCTCGACGGTGAGTACCGGCTGACACCGAAGGGGGATGCCGTCCTGCCGATCATCGTCACCGCCCTGGACTGGGCGCAGCGGTGGTTCGTCGCCGATGAGGGGCCGGCGGTGATCGTGACCCACATGGGCTGTGGCTCAGGCTTTGTCGCCACGCTGACCTGTGACCGATGCAACGCCCCCCTGCGCGGAAATCAGATCACAAGGGGCTAG
- a CDS encoding VOC family protein, translating to MGMTNSHPLGAPCWIDLSTSDIDGAQRFYGAVFGWTFESAGPEYGGYVSAFVDGVQVAGLMSNDPQWDMPDGWTTYLHTADVDATLQAVIGAGGFSCGGAMDIPAKGRMAVVSDVTGGMVGLWQPAGHLGFEATGVAGAPVWHQVTTRDFAATVNFYRTVFGWQTQVEADSDEFRYSTVTFGGEPRIGVMDGAAFMAVDEPSSWFFFLGADDVDKTIELIVEHGGAIVRAAEDTPYGRLASVADSTGAGFNLSSLPPR from the coding sequence ATGGGCATGACCAATTCACATCCGCTCGGTGCCCCCTGCTGGATCGACCTGTCGACCTCCGATATCGACGGCGCGCAACGCTTCTACGGTGCGGTGTTCGGCTGGACGTTCGAGTCCGCCGGACCTGAATACGGCGGCTACGTCAGCGCGTTCGTCGACGGTGTCCAGGTTGCCGGGCTGATGTCCAACGATCCGCAGTGGGACATGCCCGATGGCTGGACCACCTATCTGCACACCGCCGATGTCGACGCGACGCTGCAGGCGGTGATCGGCGCCGGTGGTTTCAGCTGTGGTGGAGCGATGGACATCCCGGCAAAGGGCCGGATGGCCGTCGTCTCCGATGTGACCGGCGGGATGGTCGGGCTCTGGCAGCCGGCCGGGCACCTGGGTTTCGAGGCGACCGGTGTCGCGGGCGCCCCGGTATGGCATCAGGTGACGACGCGGGACTTCGCGGCGACCGTGAACTTCTACCGCACGGTGTTCGGGTGGCAGACCCAGGTGGAGGCCGACAGCGACGAATTCCGCTACAGCACCGTGACCTTCGGCGGTGAGCCACGCATCGGCGTGATGGACGGCGCCGCGTTCATGGCCGTCGACGAACCGTCAAGCTGGTTCTTCTTCCTCGGCGCCGACGACGTCGACAAGACGATCGAGCTGATCGTCGAGCACGGCGGTGCGATCGTCCGTGCCGCGGAGGACACCCCGTACGGCCGGCTGGCCTCGGTCGCCGACTCGACCGGCGCCGGGTTCAACCTGTCGTCGCTGCCCCCGCGCTGA
- a CDS encoding methylated-DNA--[protein]-cysteine S-methyltransferase — MTEIFDRLPADDSALSRLRDRLAQDAERAGTLDVAYRTIDTAVGPLLLAATPAGLVRVAFLAHDPEETELSRLAAKVSPRVLRAPARLDDAAVQIEQYLAGGRTAFDLPLDLQLTGGFRRQVVEHLRHIGYGRRASYADVAAAVGNPNAVRAVGSACGNNPLPLVIPCHRVVRTDGSIGQYAGGAEVKATLLALETA, encoded by the coding sequence ATGACCGAGATCTTCGATCGGCTGCCGGCCGACGACAGCGCGCTGAGCCGGTTACGCGACCGGTTGGCCCAGGATGCCGAACGCGCCGGCACGCTCGACGTGGCCTACCGCACCATCGATACCGCTGTCGGACCCCTGCTGCTCGCGGCGACGCCGGCCGGGTTGGTGCGGGTCGCGTTCCTCGCCCACGATCCCGAGGAGACCGAGCTCAGCAGGCTGGCGGCCAAGGTCAGCCCGCGGGTGCTTCGCGCCCCGGCCCGCCTCGACGATGCCGCCGTCCAGATCGAGCAATATCTGGCGGGCGGCCGGACCGCCTTCGATCTGCCGCTGGATCTGCAGCTCACCGGCGGATTCAGGCGGCAGGTGGTCGAACACCTGCGGCATATCGGCTACGGCCGCCGCGCGAGCTACGCCGATGTCGCCGCGGCCGTCGGGAACCCGAATGCGGTGCGCGCGGTGGGCAGCGCCTGCGGGAACAATCCGCTGCCTCTGGTCATCCCGTGTCACCGGGTGGTCCGCACCGACGGTTCCATCGGACAGTACGCCGGCGGTGCGGAGGTCAAGGCGACCCTGCTGGCGCTGGAGACGGCCTGA
- a CDS encoding MFS transporter: MARLGRVNTVRLTLLALALFIVGTNAFVIAGLLPKIGEGLGVGPGTVGYAISVYAAVVAVASPVVSVACGRMPQQRVMAGGLVLIAIGTFLAAAADTFAVFTAGRVVAAFGGAALVPTAIAAAPVLVPAAVRGRAIAFVGMGFTLAMAIGSPIGTALADIGGWRLPLALLAGLAAVLAPVLLLVVRDVPVGDGVRLRDRVAVMRNRHIVFATAASLLMMLAFNMVYIFSAVITHDATGGDSSKTAVLLLVYGMAGIAGNVLGGRLTDRIGSRRTLQAVLTVQCAAFLTLIPAHHSVVATAAVFACSGLAGTAASVAIQYRLAVIDARYAGVALAWYSTAMYIGISIAPLIGAAALPYGFAVLLAAAAGSILIALLASELGHFREVRNASAAPGELPPTELGCSPARVR, encoded by the coding sequence GTGGCGCGTCTGGGCAGGGTGAACACCGTGCGGTTGACGCTGCTCGCGCTGGCCCTGTTCATTGTCGGGACCAACGCCTTCGTGATCGCCGGCCTGCTACCCAAGATCGGTGAGGGACTCGGCGTCGGGCCGGGCACCGTCGGGTACGCCATCTCCGTCTACGCCGCCGTCGTCGCGGTGGCCTCTCCCGTCGTGTCGGTCGCCTGTGGACGCATGCCCCAACAGCGGGTCATGGCGGGTGGACTCGTCCTGATCGCTATCGGCACCTTCCTGGCCGCTGCGGCCGACACCTTCGCGGTGTTCACCGCGGGCCGGGTGGTCGCCGCATTCGGTGGTGCCGCCTTGGTCCCGACGGCCATCGCGGCCGCACCCGTGCTGGTGCCTGCGGCGGTGCGTGGTCGCGCCATCGCCTTCGTCGGCATGGGATTCACCCTGGCCATGGCGATCGGGTCACCGATCGGGACCGCACTGGCCGATATCGGCGGCTGGCGGTTGCCGCTGGCCCTGCTGGCCGGCCTGGCCGCCGTGCTGGCTCCGGTACTGCTCCTGGTGGTGCGCGACGTTCCCGTCGGGGACGGGGTGCGCCTGCGCGACCGGGTGGCCGTGATGCGCAACCGGCACATCGTCTTCGCGACCGCCGCATCGCTGTTGATGATGTTGGCGTTCAACATGGTCTACATCTTCAGCGCGGTCATCACCCACGACGCGACCGGTGGTGACAGTTCGAAGACCGCCGTGCTGTTGCTGGTGTACGGCATGGCCGGCATCGCGGGCAACGTCCTGGGCGGCAGGCTCACCGACCGCATCGGTAGCCGCCGCACCCTGCAAGCGGTGCTCACCGTGCAGTGCGCGGCGTTCCTCACGCTGATACCGGCACATCATTCCGTGGTCGCCACCGCGGCGGTCTTCGCCTGCTCGGGTCTGGCCGGGACCGCGGCATCGGTGGCCATCCAGTACCGGCTCGCCGTCATCGACGCCCGGTACGCCGGTGTGGCACTGGCCTGGTACTCGACGGCGATGTACATCGGCATCTCCATCGCCCCGCTGATCGGTGCGGCGGCGTTGCCCTACGGTTTCGCGGTCCTGCTGGCTGCCGCGGCCGGCTCCATCCTGATCGCTCTGCTTGCCTCTGAGCTCGGCCATTTCCGCGAGGTCAGGAACGCGTCGGCCGCGCCGGGGGAACTGCCGCCAACAGAGCTCGGGTGTAGTCCTGCTCGGGTGCGCTGA
- a CDS encoding SRPBCC family protein, whose translation MAKLSVSIDVPLSPEQAWEAASDLSRFDEWLTIHRVWRSKLPETLDKGTKISSIVEVKGMNNRVDWTIVNYKPPESMTLNGDGVGGVKIKLIARVKPVTEGASVQLDIHLGGPALFGPIGMIVAGALKSDIKQSLEQFKKVYS comes from the coding sequence ATGGCCAAGCTATCGGTTTCCATCGACGTTCCGCTGTCACCGGAGCAGGCCTGGGAAGCGGCATCGGATCTGTCCCGGTTCGACGAGTGGCTGACGATCCACCGGGTGTGGCGCTCGAAGTTGCCCGAGACCCTGGACAAGGGCACCAAGATCTCGTCCATCGTCGAGGTCAAGGGGATGAACAACCGGGTCGACTGGACGATCGTGAACTACAAGCCGCCGGAGTCGATGACGCTCAACGGCGACGGCGTCGGTGGGGTCAAGATCAAGCTGATCGCGCGGGTGAAACCCGTCACCGAGGGTGCTTCGGTGCAGCTGGACATCCATCTGGGTGGGCCCGCACTGTTCGGGCCGATCGGCATGATCGTGGCCGGTGCGCTCAAAAGCGATATCAAGCAGTCGCTGGAGCAGTTCAAGAAGGTCTACTCCTAG
- a CDS encoding Hsp20/alpha crystallin family protein, whose product MLRFDPFSDLDSMTRNLLTGQTGSNRTPRFMPMDLCKIDDHYVLTADLPGIDPGSVDISVDNGTLTISAHRTARSEDSVQWFANERFFGSYRRQLSLGEGIDTAAISATYENGVLTLTIPLAERAKPRRIEIAHNTQKSVEAPTVDAD is encoded by the coding sequence GTGCTCCGTTTCGATCCGTTCAGCGACCTTGATTCCATGACCCGCAACCTGCTGACCGGTCAGACCGGTTCGAATCGCACGCCGAGGTTCATGCCGATGGACCTGTGCAAGATCGACGACCACTACGTCCTCACCGCAGACCTGCCCGGTATCGATCCCGGATCGGTGGACATCAGCGTGGACAACGGCACGCTCACGATCTCCGCCCACCGCACGGCCCGCTCCGAGGACTCGGTGCAGTGGTTCGCCAACGAGCGATTCTTCGGCAGTTACCGCAGGCAGCTCTCGCTCGGTGAAGGCATTGACACCGCGGCCATTTCGGCGACCTACGAGAACGGGGTGCTGACCCTGACCATCCCGCTGGCCGAACGTGCGAAACCACGCCGCATCGAGATCGCACACAACACCCAGAAATCCGTCGAGGCGCCGACCGTCGACGCCGATTAG
- a CDS encoding carotenoid oxygenase family protein gives MNTDVVAKYLSTLPEDDDHPYRTGPWRPQTCEWDADDLTAVEGEIPNDLDGIYLRNTENPLHPAFKAYHPFDGDGMLHIVGFGDGKAFYRNRFVKTEGFLAEYEAGGPLWPGIAEPVELAQRDHGWGARTLMKDASSTDVTVHRGVALTSFYQCGDLYRIDPRTGDTLGKQPWTPAGLGVSAHPKVDDATGELLFFNYGKDAPYMHYGVVDETDTLVHYVDVELPGPRLPHDMAFTENYVILNDFPLFWDAEFLKHNAHLPRLHRDLPSRFAVIPRRGSEVKWFEADTTYVLHFTNAYEDGDEIVLDGFFQGDPEPVTGIDNGMNPKWQRIFRGLSLDGMQTRLHRWRFNLVTGATREEQLSDSLTEFGMINCGYAGRPYRYAYAATGKPGWFLFDGLVRHDLHTGAEERFSFGEGVYGSETAMAPRVGSRGEDDGYLVTITTDMTADASYCLVFDAARVSDGPVCKLLLPERVSSGTHSTWAPGSELRRFRPEGSTSAR, from the coding sequence GTGAACACCGATGTGGTCGCCAAATACCTGTCGACATTGCCCGAGGATGACGATCATCCCTACCGCACCGGACCCTGGCGACCGCAGACCTGCGAATGGGACGCCGACGACCTGACCGCCGTCGAAGGCGAGATTCCCAACGATCTGGACGGGATCTATCTGCGCAACACCGAGAACCCGTTACACCCGGCGTTCAAGGCCTATCACCCCTTCGACGGTGACGGAATGTTGCACATCGTCGGCTTCGGTGACGGTAAGGCGTTCTACCGCAACAGGTTCGTCAAGACCGAGGGATTCCTGGCCGAGTACGAAGCCGGTGGACCACTGTGGCCCGGTATCGCCGAACCCGTCGAGCTGGCCCAGCGCGATCACGGCTGGGGTGCGCGCACCCTGATGAAGGATGCGTCGAGCACCGATGTCACCGTGCATCGCGGGGTGGCGCTGACGAGCTTCTACCAGTGCGGCGATCTGTACCGCATCGACCCGCGCACCGGAGACACCCTCGGCAAGCAGCCATGGACGCCCGCCGGGCTCGGGGTGTCGGCACATCCCAAGGTCGACGATGCCACCGGCGAGCTGCTGTTCTTCAACTACGGCAAGGACGCGCCCTACATGCACTACGGCGTGGTCGACGAGACCGACACCCTGGTGCACTACGTCGACGTGGAACTGCCGGGACCGCGCCTGCCGCACGATATGGCGTTCACCGAGAACTACGTGATACTGAACGACTTTCCGCTGTTCTGGGACGCGGAGTTCCTCAAGCACAACGCTCATCTCCCCAGGCTGCACCGCGACCTGCCGTCGCGGTTCGCGGTGATCCCGCGCCGCGGATCGGAGGTGAAATGGTTCGAGGCCGACACCACCTATGTTCTGCACTTCACCAACGCCTACGAGGACGGCGACGAGATCGTGCTGGACGGCTTCTTCCAGGGTGATCCCGAGCCGGTCACGGGTATCGACAACGGGATGAATCCGAAGTGGCAGCGCATCTTCCGCGGATTGTCCCTCGACGGGATGCAGACCCGCCTGCACCGCTGGCGGTTCAACCTCGTCACCGGTGCCACCCGCGAGGAGCAGCTGTCCGACAGCCTGACCGAGTTCGGGATGATCAACTGCGGGTACGCCGGCCGCCCGTATCGCTACGCCTACGCCGCCACCGGCAAGCCGGGTTGGTTCCTGTTCGACGGGCTGGTGCGCCACGATCTGCACACCGGAGCCGAGGAGCGTTTCTCGTTCGGCGAGGGTGTGTACGGCAGTGAGACCGCCATGGCTCCGCGGGTGGGTAGCCGCGGTGAGGACGACGGCTACCTGGTCACCATCACCACCGATATGACCGCCGACGCGTCCTACTGCCTGGTGTTCGACGCTGCCCGGGTGTCCGACGGCCCGGTGTGCAAGCTGCTGCTACCCGAACGGGTCTCCAGCGGAACGCATTCCACCTGGGCGCCCGGGTCTGAACTGCGACGGTTCCGGCCAGAGGGATCCACGTCGGCCCGGTGA
- a CDS encoding antitoxin, producing MSFLDKIKGLVAKNTDKVDTVIEKAGDLVDKKTQGKYAQHVDKVQEAAKKAAREHTGAEQPPQVPPNQQSGQPPAGSPPPPAAP from the coding sequence ATGAGTTTCTTGGACAAGATCAAGGGCCTGGTGGCGAAGAACACCGACAAGGTCGACACCGTGATCGAGAAGGCCGGTGACCTGGTCGACAAGAAGACCCAGGGCAAATACGCCCAGCATGTCGACAAGGTGCAGGAGGCCGCGAAGAAGGCTGCCCGCGAACACACCGGCGCCGAGCAACCGCCGCAGGTGCCGCCCAACCAGCAGTCGGGTCAGCCGCCGGCTGGTTCGCCCCCGCCTCCGGCGGCGCCGTAG
- a CDS encoding RNA polymerase sigma factor, protein MRPFESIVTEYGPMVLRVCRAVLGPIDAEDAWSETFLSAMRGYPDLDPEANVQAWLVTIAHRRAIDIGRSQTRAPAPVAQIPETARVDGFDPDLWGALAALPDKQRRTLAYRYLAGLPYGEIAELLGGSPEAARRAAADGLKTLRTSYPRES, encoded by the coding sequence GTGCGTCCCTTCGAGAGCATCGTGACCGAGTACGGCCCGATGGTGCTGCGGGTGTGTCGGGCCGTGCTCGGTCCCATCGATGCCGAGGACGCCTGGTCGGAGACCTTCCTGTCGGCGATGCGCGGCTATCCGGATCTCGACCCGGAGGCCAATGTGCAGGCCTGGCTGGTGACCATCGCGCATCGGCGGGCCATCGATATCGGCCGCTCGCAGACCCGGGCTCCCGCACCGGTCGCCCAGATCCCGGAGACGGCGCGCGTCGACGGTTTCGACCCGGATCTGTGGGGCGCGCTGGCGGCCCTTCCCGACAAGCAACGGCGCACCCTGGCCTACCGCTACCTGGCGGGCCTGCCGTACGGCGAGATCGCCGAGTTGTTGGGCGGTTCGCCCGAGGCCGCCCGCCGGGCCGCCGCCGACGGCCTCAAGACCCTGCGCACCAGTTATCCGAGGGAGTCCTGA
- a CDS encoding cupin domain-containing protein: MTELPDWARELDLSPHPEGGWYRETWRSDLTIPQSALPQDYSGPRQAGTAILFLLMPGQQSAWHTVRSAELWLFHRGSPLVLEVGGEQHDADSVVLGPDIAAGEQPQFVVPPGYWQRATPRDQAPTLVSCVVVPGFDFADFALSAGAATTG, encoded by the coding sequence ATGACGGAACTGCCCGACTGGGCCCGCGAGCTCGACCTCTCCCCGCATCCCGAGGGCGGGTGGTATCGCGAGACCTGGCGCAGTGATCTCACCATTCCGCAGTCGGCGCTGCCGCAGGATTACTCCGGGCCACGCCAGGCCGGTACCGCGATCCTGTTCCTCCTGATGCCCGGTCAGCAGTCTGCGTGGCACACCGTGCGCAGTGCCGAACTGTGGCTGTTCCACCGAGGCAGCCCGCTGGTGCTGGAGGTGGGCGGCGAGCAGCACGACGCCGACAGCGTGGTGCTGGGGCCCGATATCGCCGCCGGTGAGCAGCCGCAGTTCGTGGTGCCACCCGGATACTGGCAACGCGCAACCCCTCGCGACCAGGCGCCCACGCTGGTCAGCTGCGTGGTGGTCCCCGGTTTCGACTTCGCCGATTTCGCGCTCAGCGCGGGGGCAGCGACGACAGGTTGA